ACGCAGAAGAATAGTATTACCGCCGCACCTTCGATGCTTGCACCGATGATGAAAGCGCCGGCGGAAGCGATGATGGCCAGGAAGTTCTCGTCGAGTATCATGCCGTAACGGAGGCTCTTTGCCGCGGAGATGGCCACAACATAGCCTGCAATCGCATAAGCTGTTATGAGAACGGCCATCGAGGCCGTCTCCTGACCGGTGTAATGCAGTAAGGCACCGATTGCAAATAGCAAGCCCGAGATCAGAACTTCTGCTGTTCTTCGACGCAAGTGGGTTCAACCCCTTATCAATCTGGAGTCCGGCTCTATACTTTTGACTATGATCCCGGCCTCCATCTCTATTCGGCCGATATCTGTTTCGTCGGCATCGACGATCAGCTTTTTGGACATGAATATTACGGACGCGGATCTAACGCCTTGTATTTTGGAGATCTTCCTTTCCATCTTGGCTGCGCAGTTCGCGCACCCAAGGTTCTCGATGACGAAAGCGGCTCTCATTTCTCCTCCCCCAGATGCTCGGACGCGAAGTCGATTATCGATTTGACGTGGTCGTCGCAAAGCGAGTAGTATACGAATTTTCCGTCCCTGCGGGATTTGATGAGCCTGGACCTTTTAAGCGCCTTAAGTTGGTGGGAGACTGCAGAATCCGACATCATCAGAGATGCGCCGATGTCGCAAACACACATCTCGCTCACTTCCAGCGCCATCAATATCTTGACCCTGGTGCTGTCGCCGAACAGGCTGAAGAACTCGGAAAGCCTGAAAACATCCTCCTCTTTGGGTATGCTTTTTCTTACAAGTTCTACAACGTCCTGATGTGTCACGTGCACATCGCAGATATCTCGATCGTAATTTTCCATATGGTCACCCAATTGAATATATGCTAATTGAATGAATGTTCAATTATAAAAAGATAAAGATAAGAGGTTTGCCGAAGACGTCAGTCCACAGTTTTCAGTCCCAGCAGCATGCAGTAGTTCTCTATCTTAGCCATGGTCATCCCTTTTCAATGTCGCACAGCCCTATTCCGCCGGAGCTCACCGCAGTGGCTATAGTTCCGAAAGTATCTCCCAACTGATCGATCGTTGTAAATAGCACATCCTCGTCGGCCGTTGCGATCTGCCTGAGGAACGACCTGTCGGCTTCCCCGTAACCGACAGCCACGGTCGTGATCCCGTCCATACGGCATTCCATGGCCTGAATTACGGCCATGTCTCTGTTCCCCCACTTCCCGTCGGTAAGGACCACTATGATATTGTTGCCCGCCTTGCCCATCAGCATCCTCCGCGCTTCTTTGAACGGAGAGGCATCGGTACCCCTCCCGGCCATTTTTAATTGCAGGCCCTCTATCGAGCGGGCTATAGCGTAGCGGTCCAGAGTGAGATCCCTGACGACTATCGTCTTGTCGCCGAAAACAATCAATCCGAATTTGGTGTTTACATCGGCGACCTCCCTGATGAATCTGGACATTGCCTTCTTAGCCTTTCCCAGCGGTTCGTCCTTCATACTGCGTGAAATGTCCATCGCAATGACAATGTTCTTCTGGACCGGG
This genomic interval from Candidatus Cloacimonadota bacterium contains the following:
- a CDS encoding cation transporter — protein: MRAAFVIENLGCANCAAKMERKISKIQGVRSASVIFMSKKLIVDADETDIGRIEMEAGIIVKSIEPDSRLIRG
- a CDS encoding metalloregulator ArsR/SmtB family transcription factor, coding for MENYDRDICDVHVTHQDVVELVRKSIPKEEDVFRLSEFFSLFGDSTRVKILMALEVSEMCVCDIGASLMMSDSAVSHQLKALKRSRLIKSRRDGKFVYYSLCDDHVKSIIDFASEHLGEEK